Within Mycoplasmopsis verecunda, the genomic segment TGTTCCTATTGAAGATACCACTTACGAAATTAATGTTGTAAAGAAAAATATAGTAACCACATTTAAATTTGTTAATGTAGACGGAAATCAACAAGTAGGATTAATTCAATCAATTACTACAACAGCTGATGGCACAATTTCTATTCAACAAGTTGAATCATTAATTCCTAATGGATACAAATTAGTTAATAAAACTATTTCTATCAAGTTAGGCCAAGAAAATGTAATTCAAATTCAAAAAGAAATCCAAACCATTAAAACAACAATAATATTCCAAGATAATGGAAATCAAATAGGAAGTCCAGTTGAAATAACGACAACATCAGATGACACTAAACCTATTGATTGAGAAAAACTTGTACCAAACGGATATCATGTCACAACTCAACCAATAATTGTTAGAGGAAAAACGAATTATATTCAAGTTGCTAAAGATAAAGTTGAATATACATATAAACTAATATTTAAATATGATGGAAAAATCATTAAAGAAGTTAGTGGTACATACTATGATGATTCAATTCCTAATATTATTCAATTTATACCAGCTGGATATAAATTAGTTAATCCATCTGAAGCTAATATTGTTCCGCAAAATAATGAGCGTGTTTACCAAATTACACCAATTGAACCTGTTAAAAAACCTTTAGTTACTAAACCTAATTTAACTCCTGAAGAAGAAAAACAAGTTCAAGAAATAATTGACAAAAAACAAGGTAAACCAGTTGATGTTAATAATTTAAATATTCCAACTAAATCCGAAGATCTTCCTGAAGTTCCAAAAGGAAGAGTTCCTGCTGAAGTAGTTAAAGATGTAACTGCAAGAGTTAAGAATTATGATAAATTAATTAATTCAAATAAAGATCTTACAGCTGATGATTTAAAAGATGTATTTAAAGAAGTTTATGAAAAGAACCCTGATTTACTTGAAGTATTTGCTAAATATTTAAATGGACAAATTTCAATGCCTGGCAGACCTTTAATTCCTAAAGAACAAATTAGACAAATTGTTAAAGCTCAAATTGCTGCTGCTGAAAATATTATGCAACAAGAATTGCAAGCTGGTAGAATTCCTGTATTTGAAGTCACAGGTAATACATTTGGATATGATGTAACAATCAAATTTGATTATATGGATGATAAATACAATCCAGTTGTGCAAAGCAATATTCAAAATAATAAAAATAGAGTTCTTGGAAATGATGGTAAATACAATAGACAACCTAGCGGTATATTAGATGGTGATTACATTGGATGAAAGAAATTTGATATTTCTGGTTCTTACAAAGAACTAACTCCTGAATCTCAAAGAGGTAAAACACAAATTGATCCTAAAACAGGACAAAAAGTTAGTCTTGATGATGGTTTAAGAATATATCAATATTCACCCGATGGAAAAGATAATTACACCAAAGATAAACCAAGTCAAAAGATGTTGGTGGTTGATGCATCTAACAAAAATGGATATGATAAATTCTTACAAGTACTTAAAGCTCACCCAGATATTACAATGGTTAGAGTAGATAAAATCGGATATAGCGATAAAAACGAATCACTTAGAAACTTATTATCACAATTACCTTCTTCAGTAAAAGTAGTTAACTTATTCTTTGCTTCAAGAGACACAACTGCTATTGCCGGATTAGAAAACTTAAAACTTGATGAGGTTGGTATATATACAACTATTCCGAATATTGACAAGAGAAATGATAGGCTTGATTGAGGTATTGATCCAGTTGGACTTAAAAATACCAAGTTTGTTTCATTTGAAGGCGGAACATTAGAATCATGAGAAGATACAGCAAAAGGTCAAAGAGCCGCTTCAATTTACTTCAATACAATTCGTCCCGCAAAACATAGTAATTTCAAAGATATACAAGATGGATTTGAAATAGCATTAAAAACCAAAGCTTCATGAAAAATATTTAACGGTAATTTTGGAGCAGGTGGTTATCCAACTGGAATTGATTTATCCCTAAACCATAATCTTAAATCATTAAAAGGTATTCCATTATATGAAAGAGTATTTAGAAAATTAACTCTTCATGCTGATGGTGAGGAATTTAGTTTACCAATTGGCGAAATTGTATCAGGACAATTTGGTTCTCTAGTTGTTCAAGGTCCTGATAGAGCTAAGATGTATTTTGATAATCCAACAACACATATTTTACATTTAACCGGTAAAGCAAACGATATCGGTGATAATTATGGAATTCACTTATATGGATTACTTGAAGCAGGAAGTGCTTCATTAGATACTTTAGTAGTGGATTCATTAGAAGTTAAACAATTAATACAAAATTCACAAGCTTGGGGTCAATTTGGCTCAAAATTTGGAAATAAAATAATTGTTAAGGAAGGAAATAACTAAAATGAAAAAATATCTTAAACAGAATACTTTATTCTTCTGACAAAATGTTTTTAGTTATATCTTACTTGGCATTCTTGTCTTATTAACTTTATTCTCTTTATCTAATGTATTAGGATGAGAAATTAAAAATACAGGATTAGAAACACCAAAAGCTTTCATGCCAATTGATAAGTTTCTCGATGTTTCCACTCCTGATTTACAAGGACATAATTTTATAGTTATATATAACTTTGTCATACTACTTGTTCCAATGATTCTTTCGGTTTTTTGGATGTATCGCAACAGTACTAAAACTACATTAAGTTTTGCGAAGTACTTACCATGAACAATAAGTTACTTAGGAATATCAATTCTTTCAGTTATCTTATTGTTTAATAATCAAATTACTGAAGAGAATTCGATAAATAGAATATTAATTAATACAATTCCGTTTACTTTATTGATGTTAATAAATATAGGATTTGATATTTATTACTTATTGTATGTAAGAAAAGTTTATAGCATTACACAAACATATACTTGAAACTTCATTATTGCTAATATTTCAAAAATATTACTATTAATATCTGGATGTGTCTTACTATTAGTATTCATTCTAGGAAATACTGCTGAAAGCTTATTTACATCAGCTAATTTATTAAAAGTATGATTTAGAGACTTATTTGTTAATAATATTTTGATTGCAATCTTATTGCTAATTGTATGGAGTACATTATTCACATTATATTTAGTATGTAAAATAGCTAATTTATTTATCTTAAATAAAGATAAAAAAGATGTTAAAGCTTTATCTAAACAATATTTTAGCTTCTCATTTTGAGTATTATTAATATTTACATTATGAATGTTTATTAATGTATTTATGATGAAACTTAATGATGGACCATTATTGGATAGAAAACCAGCTCATGTTTTATGAGCAACTACCTTAGTAATAGCTTTTGTTCTATTAATTCCTATTTACTTTATTTTGAAAAATCCAACGATTAAAAACTTTAATAAAGCCACTCGTGGATTTGGATTAATAATTATAAGTATGATTTACTTAATATCACTACTTGTGATAAGAATGTTAAATGTGGATAAATTTAATAACTATATGGTAGTTATGATAATAGTATTTTCATTATTATCTTTAATGATATTGTGAAGATTACTAAATTATAAAGTTTCATATATTTCAAGATATACATTAATTGTTATGTTATCATCTTTAACTATTGCAATATTCTTCGCTGTTTTAGATGCACAATTACAATCTGCTGGAAATAATTTAACCGCTTCAATTCCATTTAAATTTACTCTAGTTGATACATTTATTATTATTCCAGCTGTCGCTTGTTTATTACAAATTATTTATCAAGGTTATATTTGAACAAGAGCAACATATATTATTTATAAATTTAATAAAAACAAAGGAGTTAGAAATGAAATCTAATATCTTATGCAAAATATTTCATCCAAATAAAAATAAATCAATCAGTAATGATCAACAAGCTTATTTTGACGTTATTGCTAAAGATTTTTACGAAACTAAAAATAGTGCTGATTTCATTTCTTATGAAGCCTTTACTAATCAATTTCTTATCATAAATAACATTAGTAAAAATAATGCACAATGAATTGAACTAGTTGGTCGCAGAGATGCTTTTGTATCTAATAAAGATCAAATTGCGTATCGTGATTTTACTCTTAGTTGAACTATTAATCCTAGATTTAGTTTAACTAATCTAGTTCCTACCTTAAATAAAAATATTGATACTAATGTTAATGTATTAAGCTGAAAAATATCTAATGATTTAGCAACTGATAAAATACTAAATCTTTATAATGATTTCTTAACTAAATATCTAGTTTTAGATAAGAAAGCTGTTGAAATCATTCCAAATATTATTATTAAATATAATGCTGATTTAAGGGTGTTTAATATCTTCTTTAATCCAGGGATAACAAATTATGCAAATCAAGAAAATTAAGCAAAAAGCGCAATCTCTTGAAAAAATTCTAAAAATTGTTGAATCACAAAAAAACATGGTCTTAATCAATATATTAAGACTATCACAACAAATTGGGAGTTATTTTCAAAAAGCTAATCAATCAAAACTATTTATTGATTACTTAGCTAATAATTATTCATTATCAAACCCTTTAATTCAACCAGTAAATAATCAATATTATTGAATCTTTACAAAACTTTTAAACAAAAAAACAAACTCAAATAAAACTATTTGAATTTATGTTACCGAAGAAGAAAAATACGAAACTAACTCATATAAAAAATATGAAGATTATTTAGCTAATAATGTTAATAAACATGACTTGTTTATTTGTATCGGAAAAAGAGCTATTAATTTTGCTACACAAAATCAATATTCAGTCATATTTGAAAGTGAATTTAATGATGTGCTTGCTTTAACAGATATTTTGCCAGATTACTTACTGGCTTATCTTGAAGCAAATGGATTTTACAACATTAAATTTGTACTTAACTCTGCTAAAACCAAAGAATTAAGTCTAAATATTGTTCCATTAAATGATTTAAACTTCGAGTTAGATGTTTATCAAAAGAATACACAATATTTAGATTTAGACAATAAGCATATTTATCCAGATGTTGAAAACTTTGTTCAAGCTGAATTTAAATCATATTTAACCTATATGTGTTTAGCATTACTTAGTGAATCTAACTTGATTTATCAAAAATACTCACTTGTATCCTTGAATCAAAAAATTAATGATCTAGAGAAGAAACAGAAGAGATATAAATTAGAAGTTCTTCGTGCTAAACGTGAATTAGAAGTGGAACAAACTTCAATTCTTTCTAAGAAAAAAGACTTATTACACGAGAATTCTAAAGGAGCTAGTCATGAATAAAATTAAATGCATTTTAGCTTCGCAAAATTCTCAAAGCACACTATATATTTCTAACTTAGCTTTAAATATTAATTTACAAGACAAATGAGATAACATTAAATCAAATTCTGTTGGAAGTTTTAATAAAGTTTTTATCAAAATTAAACTAGAAGATGATAACAATATATATTACATACTAGATAATGCTTTTATTACATATTTAAATGATGAAATTAAAATTTCATATCGTGGAGCATGTAGAAAATACAGGCAAGTTGCTAAAACTAATGAATTTATCATTCAAACTGAAAAACTTCTTAGACAACAAGAAGAAAGATTAAAATACCTTAATGCTTGCGAGCAACTTAATGTTAGCAACATAGATAAAATAGAAATTTATAAATTAAGAAATGAAATATTTATTAATAAAGCCATTGTATTATTTAATCTAAACAAAGAGGAGACATCATGCGAAAAATAAGTAAGTGATTATTGCTTGGTCCAGTTACCACAACTGTTCCATTTGCATTAATGTCTGCTTCTACAACTTCAGATTCAACTAATAATAATAACAATGGTGATAGTGGTGAAAATAATAATATTTCTCCTGAATTTGACCAATTTAAAGGCATTAAAGATAATATTCAAAGCGAGCAATTAGGTAAAATAATTGATCAAGGTATTTTAGATTTACATAATGAGGCTAATTCCTATTTATCTGATTCAGCTAAAGAAGCTGCAGATATCTTAAAAGGTATGTACATTAAAAAAGTAGCTACTTATCTTGAAAAAAATAAAGCAGCTATTATAGCTAACCCAAGAGATAACGGATTCTTTATGTTTTATCCAGAAATTCTAGCTACTTCTAAATCATTTAAAAGTATGGTGCTTAATTTTGATTCTCAATCATTTCAGCAAGTATTAATAAATTCTGATACTAATGCACAAAATCCTTATCTAAACTTACCATTAGTACCTGAACAAATAAGCGATTTAAAAGAATATACCAGTGAAGTGTTGACTAATACATTAACCAAAGATCAATTCACAGCAAAAATTGATGATTATTTTAAAAACTTGCAAGGTGAATTTACAGATATTTTTGATAATGATGATGATATCCCAACTTTTGAAGATACTTCTATAACATTTAATTCTAATGGAGATTTTAACCTTAATAATCCAAAAGGATATTCTTCATGAGATGATTACATTAAATCAAAATTTAGTCAAAGATTTCTAATGTTTGACTTATCACAGAACTCAAAAGAAGATGATAGCCAAGACAAACCACCATCACCTATAATTCCGCCATTACCACAAGTAGTAGATCCAGCTATTTCTAATAATGAAATTGAAAATATCCCTTCATTAAATCCAATTATTTCTTCTACTGTATTTGATACATATACTTCTTTAACTAGTGCTGGAGCAAAACAAAACTTTATTAATAAATTTAATAAAAATCCAAACAAAAATTCCGATAATTATTTCTTCTTCTATAACTCAATTAATACTAGATATAAATATTCAGTTACAGAACTTAAATTAGTTAAAGATAAATTAATTGCTGATGTTAAAATACAAGACCAAATAGCTACAAATAATATTCGTACTTATAGCTACGAAGTAAATGTTTTGCCAAGTAAGCAAGATACTCTTGCAACTCAAGCAGCTTATAATTTAATTAAAAACATTTTTATTCAACTATATAATGCTATGGGTGTTATGGCTAAAATTGATTACCAACAATTAGTCGATCAAGAACTTGCTAATGTGCTATTTAATATGATTTCAAGAGCTGTAAGAAACTCATTCCAAGCGCAATATTTAAAAGATTTAAATGAAATTATTGCAACTTATGGATCATCAGTTAGCTCAATAAAATTAGAAGATAATTTAGATTCAACTTTTGGCGAAAAAATTAATTATTTTATATTATCAACTTTAAAAAATACTTTAATTAATAATGTTTATTACTTTGCTCTATTACCAAATGCTTTTGTTAATACTTACAATTTAATAGTTCAAGGACTCAAAAATAAACTAGATATTGTTAAAGCTAATATCTTAGTGCTAAATGAATATTACAAAGTTAATTATTTTGGACTCGATTGAATTAATCAAGGGTTAGATGTTTTAAACGATGATATCTCATTTTTAAAAGGTTTAGCTATTAATAATTCATTTGACTTGTATTCACAATATCAAGAATATACGAATTTAACTCAAAGAATTAATAAAACTTTTAGAGATTTATACATTATTCTAAATCAACAACCACTTGCAAATTCGGCTGATTATAAACAACAAATTACACAATTAAGAGATTCAATCTTTGCAATGCCACAAATTCCTTATACTCAGCCAGCCGCGAATAAAACATTGTTATATACATTTGCAGGTATTTCATTAGGATTATTTATTCTATTAAGTTTAGCTGGTTCTACATTAACATTAACAAATAAAAAATACAAGATAAAAAACACTAAAACAAAAATTATATTATTAGGATCATTAGCTTCGCTATTCTTAATTTTAGCTATTATTCTATTTACAATAGGACTCGGAGGTCTATAATGAGTAAAACTATATATCCAAAAATTTCAGGTATATTTGACTATGTTGTCGAGGTATCAGGTAAATATCCATATTTTCAAAATCAAGTATTTAAACTTGACTCAAATGAAGAACTTAATCTAATTTTAATTTCAGCCACCGAGGGTAAAGCATATTTATTAGCTGAAGGTAAAGTTGGTGATTTCTTAGTTGGACAAAGTGTTATTCCTTTTACTAGTGAAGATAAAATCCAAACATCACTTCGTTACTTTGGGAAAATTATTGATATTAAAGGACAAGTTCTTTTCCCAGCTAATGTAAAGGATTCTGATATTAAATTATCATATACATCATTAGCATTTAATAAACCAAATGATTTATTATCATATCAGCCATTAGAACAACAATTAAATACTGGTTATATGTCAATTGACTTATTAATTCCAATTGGAAAAGGTCAAAGAGAATTAATAATTGGAGACCGTAAAACTGGTAAAACATTCCTTGCTTTAAATACTATTATTAATCAAAAGAATAAAAATGTTAAATGTATTTATGTAGGAATCGGAAAACAACAAGCTGATATTGCTTCAGTATACAAAACCTTATATGATAATGATGCTTTAGATTACACCATTATTATTAATGCTTCAGCTGAGCAACCTTATGATCAATATTTAGCCCCTTATATCGCAATGGCACATGCTGAAAACTTATCTCACGATAATGATGTTTTAATTGTATTTGACGATTTAACATCACACGCTAATATCTATCGTGAAATTGCTCTCCTAACTAATAAACCAGTTGGTAAGGAAGCTTTTCCAGGAGATATGTTCTTTGCACATGCTAGATTACTTGAACGCAGCGGTAAATTTAAAGGTAGAAAATCAATTACTGCTTTACCAATCTTGCAAAGTGTTGAAAATGATATTACATCATTAGTTGCTTCAAATGATATTTCAATCACTGATGGTCAAATTGTAATGAACACCGATTTATTTGCACAGGGTAAATTGCCTGCGATTGATATCGATCTATCAGTTTCTCGTATTGGTGGAGCTGTACAAAAACCTTATATCGCTAAGGTATCAGGAAAAATATCAAAAATTTATAAAGCTTATAAAAGACAAATTAAGCTCGCATCATTGAAATATGATTTAAATGATGAAACTTCTTCATTATTAAAAAATGGTTCATTAGTTGAACAAATGTTTATTCAAAAAGGAGTTTCAATTTATTCTGAATCAATCATGTTTTTAACAGCTAAATTGATTTCATGAGGAATCTTACAAAATGTTACAAACATTCCAAAAGGATTAAAATTCATTGAAGAATTATGTGAGCAAAACGAAATTGCTAAAGATACATTAAACAGAATGTTAAACAATTTACCATACGATGATAAAATGGCAAAAGAATTCTTCGCATTTGCTTTAGCACAATATGCTAGCTATAAAAACTTAGATTGAAAAGTTAATACAACACAACAATTTATTGCTTTAGATGAAAGAATGCTAAAATCAATCGATCACAAAATAGGAGATAAATAATGAATAAAGGTACAGTAACGAAAATTTGAACAGATGTTATAGAGTTGAAATTTACAAATGATGAATTACCTAAAATAAATAACATTCTTTCATCAACACAAAACGATACTCATTTATTAGTTAAAAAAATAATTAATGAAAATGTTGTCTATGCAGTTATTATTCAATCTAATAAGCCTGTTACTATAAATGAAGAATTCATTGATAGTAAAAAACCATTTATGGTACCAGTAGGTAATAGTGCTAAAAATAATATCTTTGATGTAATGGGGAATTCATTAAATAATCCTGACACAAAATTCAAAACAGTTGAA encodes:
- a CDS encoding putative immunoglobulin-blocking virulence protein translates to MIKARRNRILKAALILGGVGILSASSFGIAFGVINKQNGDYNYTHSDINKANLTNVSIKLVPQQASSSDANTDSGKKDDNDQSTVKTVLNFVVSSTGKTIKKVELYTSDNNVLQMQIQNLIPNGYNFDQSRYSENGEITASLGAENNIYIVPEIKSINKTTFVFYTQGDDGQQVEIETVEKNNDELDSNFDISAILPKGYTFVDSQTQTYLVGYTNRYNVKKIINKVTFNLKFVANGTQIGDLVKVEASENDVVNILRYVPEDYKLAEGQSETVTASSNTFEIQVVKIPKSVTTTLNFVEKQNGANVIISQQKVTTQDDAVIKYQDYLPENYQLADGQDNLEIKVGEVNTIYVTKIKKLVSTTIRFIDSTNGQNIGQPLTIQSYDDETLQFSQDWIPQGYKTVEDIDKIKINVGQINNISVEKISVTATATIIYKWQGRAVDTRTVTGEKGTDIDLGSSQFLPSGYEIDSSSNQKLIVPIEDTTYEINVVKKNIVTTFKFVNVDGNQQVGLIQSITTTADGTISIQQVESLIPNGYKLVNKTISIKLGQENVIQIQKEIQTIKTTIIFQDNGNQIGSPVEITTTSDDTKPIDWEKLVPNGYHVTTQPIIVRGKTNYIQVAKDKVEYTYKLIFKYDGKIIKEVSGTYYDDSIPNIIQFIPAGYKLVNPSEANIVPQNNERVYQITPIEPVKKPLVTKPNLTPEEEKQVQEIIDKKQGKPVDVNNLNIPTKSEDLPEVPKGRVPAEVVKDVTARVKNYDKLINSNKDLTADDLKDVFKEVYEKNPDLLEVFAKYLNGQISMPGRPLIPKEQIRQIVKAQIAAAENIMQQELQAGRIPVFEVTGNTFGYDVTIKFDYMDDKYNPVVQSNIQNNKNRVLGNDGKYNRQPSGILDGDYIGWKKFDISGSYKELTPESQRGKTQIDPKTGQKVSLDDGLRIYQYSPDGKDNYTKDKPSQKMLVVDASNKNGYDKFLQVLKAHPDITMVRVDKIGYSDKNESLRNLLSQLPSSVKVVNLFFASRDTTAIAGLENLKLDEVGIYTTIPNIDKRNDRLDWGIDPVGLKNTKFVSFEGGTLESWEDTAKGQRAASIYFNTIRPAKHSNFKDIQDGFEIALKTKASWKIFNGNFGAGGYPTGIDLSLNHNLKSLKGIPLYERVFRKLTLHADGEEFSLPIGEIVSGQFGSLVVQGPDRAKMYFDNPTTHILHLTGKANDIGDNYGIHLYGLLEAGSASLDTLVVDSLEVKQLIQNSQAWGQFGSKFGNKIIVKEGNN
- a CDS encoding MSC_0624 family F1-like ATPase-associated membrane protein, whose translation is MKKYLKQNTLFFWQNVFSYILLGILVLLTLFSLSNVLGWEIKNTGLETPKAFMPIDKFLDVSTPDLQGHNFIVIYNFVILLVPMILSVFWMYRNSTKTTLSFAKYLPWTISYLGISILSVILLFNNQITEENSINRILINTIPFTLLMLINIGFDIYYLLYVRKVYSITQTYTWNFIIANISKILLLISGCVLLLVFILGNTAESLFTSANLLKVWFRDLFVNNILIAILLLIVWSTLFTLYLVCKIANLFILNKDKKDVKALSKQYFSFSFWVLLIFTLWMFINVFMMKLNDGPLLDRKPAHVLWATTLVIAFVLLIPIYFILKNPTIKNFNKATRGFGLIIISMIYLISLLVIRMLNVDKFNNYMVVMIIVFSLLSLMILWRLLNYKVSYISRYTLIVMLSSLTIAIFFAVLDAQLQSAGNNLTASIPFKFTLVDTFIIIPAVACLLQIIYQGYIWTRATYIIYKFNKNKGVRNEI
- a CDS encoding MSC_0621 family F1-like ATPase epsilon subunit; this translates as MNKIKCILASQNSQSTLYISNLALNINLQDKWDNIKSNSVGSFNKVFIKIKLEDDNNIYYILDNAFITYLNDEIKISYRGACRKYRQVAKTNEFIIQTEKLLRQQEERLKYLNACEQLNVSNIDKIEIYKLRNEIFINKAIVLFNLNKEETSCEK
- a CDS encoding MSC_0619 family F1-like ATPase alpha subunit; its protein translation is MSKTIYPKISGIFDYVVEVSGKYPYFQNQVFKLDSNEELNLILISATEGKAYLLAEGKVGDFLVGQSVIPFTSEDKIQTSLRYFGKIIDIKGQVLFPANVKDSDIKLSYTSLAFNKPNDLLSYQPLEQQLNTGYMSIDLLIPIGKGQRELIIGDRKTGKTFLALNTIINQKNKNVKCIYVGIGKQQADIASVYKTLYDNDALDYTIIINASAEQPYDQYLAPYIAMAHAENLSHDNDVLIVFDDLTSHANIYREIALLTNKPVGKEAFPGDMFFAHARLLERSGKFKGRKSITALPILQSVENDITSLVASNDISITDGQIVMNTDLFAQGKLPAIDIDLSVSRIGGAVQKPYIAKVSGKISKIYKAYKRQIKLASLKYDLNDETSSLLKNGSLVEQMFIQKGVSIYSESIMFLTAKLISWGILQNVTNIPKGLKFIEELCEQNEIAKDTLNRMLNNLPYDDKMAKEFFAFALAQYASYKNLDWKVNTTQQFIALDERMLKSIDHKIGDK
- a CDS encoding MSC_0620 family F1-like ATPase-associated subunit — translated: MRKISKWLLLGPVTTTVPFALMSASTTSDSTNNNNNGDSGENNNISPEFDQFKGIKDNIQSEQLGKIIDQGILDLHNEANSYLSDSAKEAADILKGMYIKKVATYLEKNKAAIIANPRDNGFFMFYPEILATSKSFKSMVLNFDSQSFQQVLINSDTNAQNPYLNLPLVPEQISDLKEYTSEVLTNTLTKDQFTAKIDDYFKNLQGEFTDIFDNDDDIPTFEDTSITFNSNGDFNLNNPKGYSSWDDYIKSKFSQRFLMFDLSQNSKEDDSQDKPPSPIIPPLPQVVDPAISNNEIENIPSLNPIISSTVFDTYTSLTSAGAKQNFINKFNKNPNKNSDNYFFFYNSINTRYKYSVTELKLVKDKLIADVKIQDQIATNNIRTYSYEVNVLPSKQDTLATQAAYNLIKNIFIQLYNAMGVMAKIDYQQLVDQELANVLFNMISRAVRNSFQAQYLKDLNEIIATYGSSVSSIKLEDNLDSTFGEKINYFILSTLKNTLINNVYYFALLPNAFVNTYNLIVQGLKNKLDIVKANILVLNEYYKVNYFGLDWINQGLDVLNDDISFLKGLAINNSFDLYSQYQEYTNLTQRINKTFRDLYIILNQQPLANSADYKQQITQLRDSIFAMPQIPYTQPAANKTLLYTFAGISLGLFILLSLAGSTLTLTNKKYKIKNTKTKIILLGSLASLFLILAIILFTIGLGGL
- a CDS encoding MSC_0623 family F1-like ATPase-associated protein, translating into MKSNILCKIFHPNKNKSISNDQQAYFDVIAKDFYETKNSADFISYEAFTNQFLIINNISKNNAQWIELVGRRDAFVSNKDQIAYRDFTLSWTINPRFSLTNLVPTLNKNIDTNVNVLSWKISNDLATDKILNLYNDFLTKYLVLDKKAVEIIPNIIIKYNADLRVFNIFFNPGITNYANQEN
- a CDS encoding MSC_0622 family F1-like ATPase gamma subunit; the encoded protein is MQIKKIKQKAQSLEKILKIVESQKNMVLINILRLSQQIGSYFQKANQSKLFIDYLANNYSLSNPLIQPVNNQYYWIFTKLLNKKTNSNKTIWIYVTEEEKYETNSYKKYEDYLANNVNKHDLFICIGKRAINFATQNQYSVIFESEFNDVLALTDILPDYLLAYLEANGFYNIKFVLNSAKTKELSLNIVPLNDLNFELDVYQKNTQYLDLDNKHIYPDVENFVQAEFKSYLTYMCLALLSESNLIYQKYSLVSLNQKINDLEKKQKRYKLEVLRAKRELEVEQTSILSKKKDLLHENSKGASHE